The following are from one region of the Methyloversatilis discipulorum genome:
- the tal gene encoding transaldolase — protein MTSHLESLKRHSIVVADTGDIESIARLKPQDATTNPSLLLKSAQDTRYRPLLDTALAQAKAAGEDLSGAIDRLFVAFGCEILKHVPGRVSTEVDPRLSFDSEASIAKARHLIALYEAAGISRSRVLIKVASTWEGIRAAEKLERDGIHCNLTLLFGMAQAIACADAGVTLISPFVGRIYDWYCAQQKVTDIPLEQDPGVASVTRIYNYYKQHGYHTEVMGASFRKVGQVEALAGCDLLTIAPDLLDQMAALPGELERRLDPTRTTPAERVTLDERAYRWLHNEDAMAVEKLSDGIRRFDVDARKLDAFVAGLMQ, from the coding sequence ATGACCTCCCATCTCGAATCGCTGAAGCGGCATTCCATCGTCGTCGCCGACACCGGCGACATCGAATCCATCGCCCGCCTCAAGCCGCAGGATGCGACCACCAACCCGTCCCTGCTGCTGAAGTCGGCGCAGGACACCCGCTACCGGCCGCTGCTCGATACGGCGCTGGCGCAGGCGAAGGCCGCCGGTGAAGACCTGTCGGGCGCGATCGACCGGCTGTTCGTCGCCTTCGGCTGCGAAATCCTGAAGCACGTGCCCGGGCGGGTATCGACCGAAGTCGATCCGCGTCTCAGCTTCGACAGCGAAGCCAGCATCGCCAAGGCGCGCCACCTGATCGCACTGTACGAGGCGGCCGGCATCTCGCGCAGCCGTGTGCTGATCAAGGTCGCCAGCACCTGGGAAGGCATACGCGCGGCGGAAAAGCTCGAACGCGACGGCATCCACTGCAACCTGACGCTGCTGTTCGGCATGGCCCAGGCCATTGCCTGCGCCGACGCCGGCGTCACGCTGATCTCGCCTTTCGTCGGCCGCATCTACGACTGGTACTGCGCGCAGCAGAAGGTGACGGACATTCCGCTGGAGCAGGATCCGGGCGTCGCTTCGGTCACCCGCATATATAACTACTACAAGCAGCACGGCTACCACACCGAAGTGATGGGCGCGAGCTTCCGCAAGGTGGGTCAGGTCGAGGCGCTGGCCGGCTGCGACCTGCTCACCATCGCCCCCGACCTGCTGGACCAGATGGCCGCCCTGCCGGGCGAACTGGAGCGCCGGCTCGACCCGACCCGCACCACGCCGGCAGAGCGCGTCACGCTCGACGAACGTGCCTACCGCTGGCTGCACAACGAGGACGCGATGGCGGTGGAGAAGCTGTCGGACGGCATCCGCCGCTTCGACGTGGACGCGCGCAAGCTCGACGCCTTTGTTGCCGGCCTGATGCAATGA
- the groES gene encoding co-chaperone GroES, whose product MKIRPLHDRVLVKRLEEERKTASGIVIPDAAAEKPDQGEVIAVGAGKILDDGKVRPMAVKAGDRVLFGKYSGQSVKVEGEEFLVMREEDIMGVVEA is encoded by the coding sequence ATGAAAATCCGTCCGTTGCACGACCGCGTGCTGGTCAAGCGTCTGGAAGAAGAGCGCAAGACCGCTTCGGGCATCGTGATTCCCGATGCAGCCGCAGAAAAGCCGGATCAAGGTGAGGTCATCGCCGTCGGCGCCGGCAAGATCCTGGACGACGGCAAGGTTCGCCCGATGGCCGTCAAGGCTGGCGACCGCGTGCTGTTCGGCAAGTATTCCGGTCAGTCGGTCAAGGTCGAAGGCGAGGAATTCCTCGTCATGCGTGAAGAAGACATCATGGGCGTGGTCGAGGCCTGA
- a CDS encoding sensor histidine kinase gives MPSRDKLKNRRGKSGERTGEYNSLFGEILDWMLAPLMFVWPISIAIIHNVADDIAHAPYDKVLGDSVYELSRQVRFTPVGAIFVKPPQMRDLFHIDGEDIIYYQVLGGAGELLAGDSEVPDVPDDKPWKPGELYFRGGRVNNEDVRIAYMFQPVTTIPGSYVTVQVAETLNKREALTSRILSGVLLPQFVIIPIAVVLVYFGLGRGLWPLKRLQAVIEKRRPTDLSPIDVRRVPEELRPLINALNDMMLRLEVNLAAQQRFIADAAHQMRTPLTGLKSQAELALLENDPAQIRACMEQILVSATGAGHLINQLLALARAEASTEKVHAIERVELNALFESLIADWVPAARRRHIDLGFERAHVALHVDANPVLLGEMFKNLIDNAIKYTSYGGVVTVRLKADIRAILEIEDTGPGIPVEDRQRVFERFYRVLGTQVEGSGLGLPIVREIAELHRAEVELLDAPGNGGLIVRVSFPRVVEPVPNDVAALPWPV, from the coding sequence ATGCCGTCGCGTGACAAGCTGAAGAACCGTCGCGGTAAATCCGGCGAAAGGACTGGTGAGTACAACTCGCTGTTCGGCGAAATCCTCGACTGGATGCTCGCGCCGCTGATGTTCGTGTGGCCGATCAGCATCGCCATCATCCACAACGTGGCGGACGACATCGCGCACGCGCCCTATGACAAGGTGCTCGGCGACAGCGTCTACGAACTGAGCCGGCAGGTGCGTTTCACGCCGGTCGGCGCCATCTTCGTCAAGCCGCCGCAGATGCGCGATCTGTTCCATATCGACGGCGAAGACATTATCTACTACCAGGTGCTCGGCGGTGCCGGCGAATTGCTGGCCGGTGACAGCGAAGTGCCGGACGTACCGGACGACAAGCCGTGGAAGCCGGGCGAGCTCTATTTCCGCGGCGGCCGCGTGAATAACGAGGACGTGCGCATCGCCTACATGTTCCAGCCGGTCACCACGATTCCCGGTTCCTACGTGACGGTGCAGGTGGCCGAGACGCTGAACAAGCGCGAAGCACTGACCTCGCGCATCCTGTCCGGTGTGCTGCTGCCGCAGTTCGTCATCATTCCGATCGCCGTCGTGCTGGTCTATTTCGGTCTGGGCCGCGGGCTGTGGCCGTTGAAGCGGCTGCAGGCGGTGATCGAGAAGCGGCGGCCGACCGACCTGTCACCGATCGACGTGCGTCGCGTACCGGAAGAACTGCGTCCGCTGATCAACGCGTTGAACGACATGATGCTGCGGCTGGAGGTGAATCTCGCTGCACAGCAGCGCTTCATCGCCGACGCTGCGCACCAGATGCGCACCCCGCTGACCGGGCTGAAGAGCCAGGCAGAACTGGCGCTGCTCGAAAACGATCCGGCACAGATCCGTGCCTGCATGGAGCAGATACTGGTCAGCGCCACTGGCGCAGGGCACCTGATCAATCAGCTCCTCGCGCTGGCGCGCGCCGAAGCGAGCACGGAGAAAGTGCATGCGATCGAACGGGTGGAACTGAACGCGCTGTTCGAATCGCTGATTGCCGACTGGGTGCCGGCGGCGCGCAGGCGTCATATCGACCTGGGCTTCGAGCGGGCGCACGTCGCGCTGCACGTCGACGCCAATCCGGTCCTGCTCGGCGAAATGTTCAAGAACCTGATCGACAACGCGATCAAGTACACGTCCTACGGCGGGGTTGTCACCGTGCGACTGAAGGCGGATATCCGCGCCATCCTGGAAATCGAGGACACCGGCCCCGGCATTCCGGTCGAGGACAGGCAACGGGTGTTCGAGCGCTTCTATCGCGTGCTCGGCACGCAGGTCGAGGGCTCCGGGCTTGGCCTGCCCATCGTGCGCGAGATCGCGGAACTGCACCGCGCGGAGGTCGAACTGCTCGATGCGCCCGGCAATGGCGGGCTTATCGTGCGCGTGTCCTTTCCGCGCGTGGTGGAACCGGTGCCGAACGACGTCGCGGCGCTGCCGTGGCCGGTCTGA
- the groL gene encoding chaperonin GroEL (60 kDa chaperone family; promotes refolding of misfolded polypeptides especially under stressful conditions; forms two stacked rings of heptamers to form a barrel-shaped 14mer; ends can be capped by GroES; misfolded proteins enter the barrel where they are refolded when GroES binds): MPAKEVRFGDSARERMVAGVNVLANAVKVTLGPKGRNVVLERSFGAPTVTKDGVSVAKEIELKDKFENMGAQMVKEVASKTSDVAGDGTTTATVLAQAIVREGMKYVAAGMNPMDLKRGIDKAVTGIIGELKKISKPCSTSKEIAQVGSISANSDTSVGARIAEAMDKVGKEGVITVEDGKSLNDELEVVEGMQFDRGYLSPYFINNPDRQIAVLDSPFVLLHDKKISNIRDLLPVLEQVAKAGRPLLIIAEDIEGEALATLVVNNIRGILKTVAVKAPGFGDRRKAMLEDIAILTGGTVIAEEVGLSLEKATLQDLGQAKRIEVGKEETTIIDGAGTEDAITARVANINTQIDAATSDYDREKLQERKAKLAGGVALIKVGAATEVEMKEKKARVEDALHATRAAVEEGIVAGGGVALVRALQNLGDLHGDNADQDAGIKLIMRAAEEPLRQIVANAGDEPSVVVAKVKEGKGNFGYNAASGEYGDMVEMGVLDPTKVTRTALQNAASVASLMLTTDCMVAELAEDKPAAGGMPGGMGGMGGMGMDM; encoded by the coding sequence ATGCCCGCAAAAGAGGTACGTTTTGGTGATTCCGCCCGCGAACGCATGGTCGCCGGCGTCAATGTGCTGGCCAATGCAGTCAAGGTGACCCTGGGCCCGAAGGGCCGTAACGTGGTGCTGGAGCGCTCGTTCGGCGCCCCGACCGTGACCAAGGACGGCGTGTCGGTCGCCAAGGAAATCGAGCTGAAGGACAAGTTCGAGAACATGGGCGCCCAGATGGTCAAGGAAGTCGCTTCCAAGACCTCGGACGTCGCCGGTGACGGCACCACCACCGCCACCGTGCTGGCCCAGGCCATCGTGCGCGAAGGCATGAAGTACGTGGCCGCCGGCATGAACCCGATGGATCTGAAGCGCGGCATCGACAAGGCCGTGACCGGCATCATCGGCGAGCTGAAGAAGATTTCGAAGCCCTGCTCGACCAGCAAGGAAATCGCCCAGGTCGGCTCGATCTCGGCCAACTCGGACACCTCGGTCGGTGCCCGCATCGCCGAAGCGATGGACAAGGTCGGCAAGGAAGGCGTCATCACCGTCGAAGACGGCAAGTCGCTGAACGACGAACTGGAAGTGGTCGAGGGCATGCAGTTCGACCGCGGCTACCTGTCGCCGTACTTCATCAACAACCCGGACCGCCAGATCGCCGTTCTGGACAGCCCCTTCGTGCTGCTGCACGACAAGAAGATCAGCAACATCCGTGATCTGCTGCCGGTGCTGGAACAGGTCGCCAAGGCCGGTCGTCCGCTGCTGATCATCGCCGAAGACATCGAAGGCGAAGCGCTGGCCACCCTGGTGGTGAACAACATCCGCGGCATCCTGAAGACCGTCGCCGTCAAGGCCCCGGGCTTCGGCGACCGTCGCAAGGCCATGCTGGAAGACATCGCCATCCTGACCGGCGGCACCGTGATCGCCGAAGAAGTCGGCCTGTCGCTGGAAAAGGCCACGCTGCAGGACCTCGGTCAGGCCAAGCGCATCGAAGTGGGCAAGGAAGAAACGACCATCATCGACGGCGCCGGTACCGAAGACGCGATCACCGCACGTGTCGCCAATATCAACACCCAGATCGACGCCGCCACGTCGGACTACGACCGTGAAAAGCTGCAGGAACGCAAGGCCAAGCTGGCCGGCGGTGTTGCGCTGATCAAGGTTGGTGCCGCGACCGAAGTCGAAATGAAGGAAAAGAAGGCACGCGTCGAAGACGCGCTGCACGCCACCCGCGCTGCCGTTGAAGAAGGCATCGTGGCCGGCGGCGGCGTCGCCCTGGTGCGCGCGCTGCAGAACCTCGGTGACCTGCACGGCGACAACGCCGACCAGGACGCTGGCATCAAGCTGATCATGCGCGCTGCCGAAGAGCCGCTGCGCCAGATCGTGGCCAACGCCGGCGACGAGCCGAGCGTGGTCGTGGCCAAGGTGAAGGAAGGCAAGGGCAATTTCGGCTACAACGCCGCCTCGGGCGAGTACGGCGACATGGTCGAAATGGGCGTGCTGGATCCGACCAAGGTTACCCGCACCGCACTGCAGAACGCCGCTTCGGTTGCTTCGCTGATGCTCACCACCGACTGCATGGTGGCCGAGCTGGCCGAAGACAAGCCGGCTGCCGGCGGCATGCCGGGCGGCATGGGTGGCATGGGCGGCATGGGCATGGACATGTAA
- a CDS encoding response regulator transcription factor, translating to MHILLAEDDPVISDAVVRALRRAGYAVDSVATGGEADAALHGQGFDLAIIDIGLPKLSGIEVIKRMRARKCTTPVLILTAQDGIDDRVRGLDAGADDYMCKPFALPELEARVRALTRRGTGMPTRIEIGSLAYDQTDHVASVNGQAIELSARETALLEVLLLRAGRLVNKEQLVDHLCGWGEEVSNNAIEVYVHRLRKKIEHSGLRIVTLRGLGYCLERPDAVA from the coding sequence ATGCATATCCTGCTTGCCGAGGACGATCCGGTCATTTCCGATGCGGTGGTGCGCGCCTTGCGCCGCGCCGGTTACGCGGTGGACAGCGTGGCCACCGGCGGTGAAGCCGATGCGGCGCTGCATGGACAGGGCTTCGATCTGGCCATCATCGACATCGGCCTGCCCAAGCTGTCCGGCATCGAGGTGATCAAGCGCATGCGCGCGCGCAAGTGCACGACGCCGGTACTGATACTGACCGCGCAGGACGGCATCGACGACCGCGTGCGCGGGCTCGATGCCGGCGCCGACGACTACATGTGCAAACCTTTCGCACTGCCCGAGCTCGAGGCGCGCGTGCGCGCGCTGACGCGGCGCGGCACCGGCATGCCCACCCGCATCGAGATCGGCAGCCTCGCCTACGATCAGACGGATCACGTGGCCAGCGTCAATGGCCAGGCGATCGAACTGTCGGCGCGCGAGACCGCGTTGCTGGAGGTGCTGCTGCTGCGCGCCGGCCGGCTGGTCAACAAGGAACAGCTGGTCGACCATCTGTGCGGCTGGGGCGAAGAGGTGAGCAACAACGCCATCGAGGTCTATGTTCACAGGCTGCGCAAGAAGATCGAGCACAGCGGCCTGCGCATCGTGACGCTGCGCGGCCTGGGCTACTGCCTGGAAAGACCGGATGCCGTCGCGTGA
- a CDS encoding ABC transporter ATP-binding protein, with protein sequence MNNVVQIRNVSRSYMLGGQQVNALKNITLDIEDGVFIAIAGPSGSGKSTLLNLIGCIDTPTSGQILINGQDVSGQTPDELASLRARTIGFIFQTFNLLPVLSAYENVEYPLLQLPEVSRDERAKRVKYFLDIVGLGPKMHHRPNQLSGGQRQRVAIARALAVQPAIVLADEPTANLDRKTGDSILELMREINRTMKTTFIFSTHDKRVMSMADRLVRIEDGELTALGVQKSPGEWAYVKPPKSATLQAAS encoded by the coding sequence ATGAACAACGTCGTCCAGATCCGGAATGTGAGCCGCAGCTACATGCTCGGCGGACAGCAGGTCAATGCGTTGAAGAATATCACGCTGGATATCGAGGACGGCGTGTTCATTGCCATTGCCGGCCCCTCCGGCAGTGGCAAGTCGACCCTGCTGAACCTGATCGGTTGCATCGATACACCGACTTCGGGGCAGATCCTGATCAACGGTCAGGACGTGTCGGGGCAGACGCCGGACGAACTGGCCAGTCTGCGCGCGCGCACCATCGGTTTCATCTTCCAGACCTTCAATCTGCTGCCGGTCCTGTCGGCCTACGAGAACGTCGAGTATCCGCTGCTGCAGTTGCCGGAGGTCAGCAGGGACGAGCGCGCGAAGCGGGTGAAGTACTTTCTCGACATCGTCGGCCTGGGCCCGAAGATGCATCATCGACCCAACCAGTTGTCAGGTGGACAGCGCCAGCGTGTGGCGATTGCCCGTGCGCTGGCGGTGCAGCCGGCAATCGTGCTGGCCGACGAGCCGACCGCCAACCTCGACCGAAAGACCGGCGATTCGATACTCGAGCTGATGCGCGAGATCAACCGCACGATGAAGACCACTTTCATCTTCTCCACTCACGACAAGCGCGTGATGTCGATGGCCGACCGTCTGGTACGCATCGAGGACGGCGAACTGACCGCGCTCGGCGTACAGAAATCACCGGGTGAATGGGCCTACGTCAAACCCCCGAAATCCGCCACTCTGCAGGCTGCTTCATGA
- a CDS encoding DUF1302 family protein, with protein sequence MTHFDLLSALRRLPLAALTLAILLVARPALAADPLDDLFVEPAPEAASDAQGKPKADEEASSSMSGWRGFSQFELARTVAGDSHWSKARWRNELGRSGSFGQGIKWKAVGRVDYDFAYGWESDFYPAAVRDDRRSEFAWREVYLDMPVGDVELRLGRQHIVWGEMVGLFFADVVSARDMREFFTQEFDQQRIPQWAARAEYFKNDWRAELIWVPYVSVDNIGRFGGDFYLTQPDLQGISATYDAQVRPDRKLSNSNYGLRVGTLVQGWDLAAFYYRSLDVNPTFSRRFVAPTAVVYTPRHDWIHQYGATLTKDFGSFLLKAEAVLTYDRYLPVSPLSARPDGLVRQDMVDYAIGIDIPFMSESRLNLQYFERAHMDKAPDLLASRRENGMAVLYNHKFDERLEGELLWVQSLVRNDYMFRPKLIWRVQSNWRAQFGADLFGGNSNGYFGRFGNSDRYYGELRYSF encoded by the coding sequence ATGACGCACTTCGATTTACTTTCCGCCTTGCGCCGCCTGCCCCTGGCAGCGCTGACGCTGGCAATCCTGCTCGTTGCCCGGCCCGCGCTGGCGGCCGATCCGCTCGATGACCTGTTCGTCGAACCGGCGCCCGAAGCAGCCAGCGATGCGCAGGGCAAGCCGAAGGCCGATGAGGAGGCCTCGTCGTCGATGTCGGGCTGGCGCGGCTTCAGCCAATTCGAACTGGCGCGTACGGTGGCTGGCGACAGCCACTGGTCGAAGGCGCGCTGGCGCAACGAACTCGGCCGCAGCGGCAGTTTCGGTCAGGGCATCAAGTGGAAGGCCGTGGGCCGCGTCGATTACGACTTTGCCTACGGTTGGGAGAGCGACTTCTACCCGGCCGCGGTACGGGACGACCGGCGCAGCGAATTTGCGTGGCGCGAGGTCTATCTCGACATGCCGGTCGGCGACGTCGAACTGCGCCTTGGTCGCCAGCACATCGTGTGGGGCGAAATGGTCGGCCTGTTCTTCGCCGACGTGGTGTCGGCGCGTGACATGCGCGAATTCTTCACGCAGGAATTCGACCAGCAGCGCATCCCGCAGTGGGCGGCACGCGCCGAGTACTTCAAGAACGACTGGCGCGCCGAGCTGATCTGGGTGCCCTACGTGAGCGTCGACAACATCGGCCGCTTCGGCGGCGATTTCTACCTGACGCAACCCGACCTGCAGGGCATCAGCGCGACCTATGACGCGCAGGTGCGACCGGATCGCAAGCTGAGCAACTCGAACTACGGCCTCCGAGTCGGTACCCTGGTACAGGGCTGGGATCTGGCTGCCTTCTACTACCGTAGCCTGGACGTGAATCCGACCTTCAGTCGTCGATTCGTCGCCCCGACTGCGGTGGTCTACACGCCGCGACACGACTGGATTCATCAGTATGGTGCAACGCTGACCAAGGACTTCGGCAGCTTTCTGCTGAAGGCCGAAGCGGTGCTGACCTACGATCGCTACCTCCCTGTGTCGCCGCTGTCGGCACGGCCCGACGGACTGGTCCGTCAGGACATGGTCGATTACGCGATCGGCATCGATATTCCCTTCATGTCGGAGTCGCGGCTCAATCTCCAGTACTTCGAGCGCGCCCACATGGACAAGGCGCCAGACCTGCTGGCGAGCCGGCGCGAGAACGGCATGGCGGTGCTGTACAACCACAAGTTCGACGAGCGGCTCGAAGGCGAACTGCTGTGGGTGCAGTCGCTGGTACGCAACGACTACATGTTCCGCCCCAAGCTGATCTGGCGCGTGCAGTCCAACTGGCGCGCGCAGTTCGGTGCGGATCTGTTCGGCGGCAATTCCAATGGCTATTTCGGGCGTTTCGGCAACTCGGACCGCTACTACGGCGAGCTGCGCTACTCCTTCTGA
- a CDS encoding PEP-CTERM/exosortase system-associated acyltransferase: MFLLEVGNLKENFAKYFAVEAAVDEAMKHEVYRVRHAVYCQELGYEATNPDLEETDSFDAHALQIALRAQASGRIVGCVRLVQTDPDDLAKPLPFEHLCETAIDRSIIDPARVDRRRMVEISRLAVLSDYRKRKGDSSGPIAISEEDMGTRDQPRFPYIPVGLYLGLLAAAELHDIEHLFTLTEARLARHLSALGFRIHLIGQAVEHRGKRVPSVIYRKELMAHLPPFMQPLYDQLLEEMRGKYRARNAA, translated from the coding sequence ATGTTTCTGCTTGAAGTCGGAAACCTCAAGGAAAACTTCGCCAAGTACTTCGCGGTGGAAGCCGCGGTCGATGAGGCGATGAAGCACGAGGTCTATCGTGTCCGGCACGCAGTGTACTGCCAGGAACTCGGCTACGAAGCCACCAACCCCGACCTCGAGGAGACCGACAGCTTCGACGCGCACGCGCTGCAGATCGCGTTGCGCGCCCAGGCAAGTGGCCGCATCGTCGGCTGTGTGCGGCTGGTGCAGACAGACCCGGACGACCTCGCGAAACCACTCCCGTTCGAACATCTTTGCGAAACGGCAATCGACCGGAGCATCATCGACCCGGCCCGCGTCGACCGCCGGCGCATGGTGGAGATCTCCCGCCTCGCTGTACTGTCGGACTACCGCAAGCGTAAGGGCGACAGCAGCGGTCCGATCGCCATTTCGGAAGAGGACATGGGAACGCGGGACCAGCCCCGCTTCCCCTACATCCCGGTCGGCCTCTACCTCGGCCTGCTTGCCGCCGCGGAGTTGCACGACATCGAACATCTTTTCACGCTGACCGAGGCGCGCCTCGCCCGGCATCTGAGTGCGCTGGGCTTCCGCATCCACCTGATCGGCCAGGCGGTGGAGCACCGCGGCAAGCGCGTGCCGTCGGTCATCTACCGTAAGGAACTGATGGCACATCTGCCGCCGTTCATGCAGCCGCTGTACGACCAGTTGCTCGAGGAGATGCGCGGAAAATACAGGGCGCGGAACGCCGCATGA
- a CDS encoding outer membrane lipoprotein-sorting protein has translation MNVPNTPLGVREATTTGPSSHRRKTFARILATVAALAAPFCIAPSAFAQDAASILEKADTIRFPREPFQVEVSVTSTTSSGEEFRKYRILSKGNENTIVQTVEPASERGQILLMKARDLWVFLPTVSQPVRLSLAQRLTGQVANGDLARANFSGDYTPKLLRTEKLDGHDHHVLELTAVDRGVTYSRVLLWVRTSNNAPHKAEFYSLSDKLLKTCIYDEYKTLGGKLRPTRLVMQDALKQGEQSTLEYASMQLRDIPDKVFDKEYLKKLQ, from the coding sequence ATGAATGTTCCGAACACCCCGCTCGGCGTGCGCGAAGCCACCACCACCGGCCCATCGTCGCACCGGCGCAAGACGTTCGCGCGGATCCTTGCAACTGTTGCAGCTCTTGCGGCACCGTTCTGCATCGCGCCGTCCGCCTTTGCCCAAGATGCCGCGAGTATACTTGAAAAGGCCGACACCATCCGCTTCCCGCGGGAGCCCTTCCAGGTCGAGGTCAGCGTCACCTCGACCACGTCCAGCGGCGAAGAATTCCGCAAGTACCGCATCCTGTCCAAGGGCAACGAGAACACCATCGTGCAGACGGTCGAGCCGGCTTCCGAGCGCGGCCAGATACTGTTGATGAAGGCGCGCGACCTGTGGGTGTTCCTGCCCACCGTGTCGCAGCCGGTACGCCTTTCGCTGGCCCAGCGTCTGACCGGCCAGGTCGCCAACGGTGACCTGGCTCGCGCCAACTTCTCGGGCGACTACACGCCCAAGCTGCTGCGCACCGAGAAGCTCGATGGTCATGACCACCACGTGCTCGAACTGACGGCGGTCGATCGCGGCGTCACCTACTCGCGCGTGCTGCTCTGGGTGCGCACATCGAACAACGCACCTCACAAGGCCGAGTTCTATTCCCTGTCGGACAAGCTGCTGAAGACCTGCATCTATGATGAATACAAGACGCTGGGCGGCAAACTCCGCCCGACCCGTCTGGTCATGCAGGACGCACTGAAACAGGGCGAACAATCGACGCTCGAGTACGCGTCGATGCAGTTGCGCGACATACCCGACAAGGTGTTCGACAAGGAATACCTGAAGAAACTACAGTAA
- a CDS encoding sensor domain-containing diguanylate cyclase → MTLMPGSFRNRLALLCGGLALIVGLPAYLYINHVYAEQLLNERGHAIHELATAMSAVLAESLNERRREIELLSDTRLFRREPLDDSAFRGSLERLQKSYPQYSWIGVADLDGVVQAATHDLLLGQNVSQRPWFAGGLDGVFIGDLHEALLLAKLLPKKGAGPMRFIDIAVPVSGEDGQLRGVLAAHVHWDWAGSVLQVLRPSNAERVGMDILIVNGQGDVIYPEDSRLAVPQPSGRPTRPGFFIDNWSSTTAYVTSMAPVREIIQTSPLGWQVVIRQPLDRVMEDVVALRKVVLGFALLAVAILLLLSWVVASRLSQPLERLATLARRIEKGDEGVTLEVGAGSVELRHLVDALRGMAATLIHRREALEASNRDLEHKVAERTAELARLNDELRDQARRDALTGLPNRLAANERLRDEFVRMRRSRKGYAVLVADIDHFKRINDSHGHPAGDAVLRHVAAVLKAALRESDFVARFGGEEFLLLLPATSVDDACRVGEKIRRAVEASPTAAVGVVTMSIGLAMAQPDHEDEDAAVRLADAMLYEAKRAGRNRLVSEQIQTADG, encoded by the coding sequence ATGACGTTGATGCCCGGCAGTTTCCGTAACCGCCTTGCGCTGCTGTGCGGCGGCCTGGCGCTGATCGTGGGTCTTCCGGCCTATCTGTACATCAACCACGTCTATGCGGAGCAGTTGCTGAACGAGCGTGGCCACGCGATACACGAACTGGCGACGGCAATGTCCGCGGTCCTGGCCGAAAGCCTGAACGAGCGCCGCCGCGAGATCGAACTGCTGTCCGACACCCGACTGTTCCGTCGCGAGCCGCTGGATGACAGCGCCTTCCGCGGCAGCCTGGAGCGGCTGCAGAAATCCTACCCGCAGTATTCGTGGATCGGCGTTGCCGACCTCGACGGCGTGGTGCAGGCGGCCACACACGATCTGCTGCTCGGGCAGAACGTGTCGCAGAGGCCGTGGTTTGCGGGCGGGCTCGACGGGGTGTTCATCGGCGACCTGCATGAAGCCTTGCTGCTGGCCAAGCTGCTGCCGAAGAAAGGCGCGGGCCCGATGCGATTCATCGACATCGCGGTGCCGGTGTCCGGGGAGGACGGGCAGTTGCGCGGTGTGCTGGCCGCTCATGTGCATTGGGACTGGGCAGGCTCCGTACTGCAGGTCCTGCGGCCGAGCAACGCCGAGCGCGTGGGCATGGACATCCTCATCGTCAACGGGCAGGGCGACGTGATCTATCCGGAGGACAGTCGACTCGCCGTGCCGCAACCGAGCGGTCGCCCGACGCGTCCGGGTTTCTTCATCGACAACTGGTCGAGCACCACCGCCTACGTAACCTCGATGGCACCGGTGCGCGAGATCATCCAGACCAGTCCGCTGGGCTGGCAGGTCGTCATCCGCCAGCCGCTCGACCGCGTGATGGAAGACGTGGTGGCGCTGCGCAAGGTGGTGCTGGGGTTTGCGCTGCTCGCGGTGGCCATCCTGCTGCTGCTGTCGTGGGTGGTGGCGTCGCGACTGAGCCAGCCGCTGGAGCGGCTGGCGACGCTGGCGCGCCGGATCGAGAAGGGCGACGAGGGTGTCACGCTCGAAGTGGGGGCCGGATCGGTCGAACTGCGCCATCTCGTCGACGCGCTGCGCGGCATGGCGGCAACCCTGATACATCGTCGCGAGGCGCTGGAGGCGAGCAACCGCGACCTCGAACACAAGGTGGCCGAGCGCACCGCCGAACTGGCGCGGCTGAACGACGAACTGCGCGATCAGGCGCGGCGCGACGCGCTGACCGGTCTGCCCAACCGGCTGGCGGCGAACGAACGCCTGCGCGACGAATTCGTCCGCATGCGGCGGTCGCGCAAGGGCTACGCGGTGCTGGTGGCCGACATCGATCACTTCAAGCGTATCAACGACAGTCATGGCCATCCGGCCGGCGACGCGGTGTTGCGCCACGTCGCGGCGGTGCTCAAGGCGGCGCTGCGGGAGAGCGATTTCGTCGCCCGCTTCGGCGGCGAGGAGTTTCTGCTGCTGCTGCCCGCCACCTCTGTGGACGACGCCTGTCGCGTCGGCGAGAAGATCCGGCGAGCAGTTGAAGCGTCCCCCACTGCTGCGGTCGGCGTCGTCACGATGAGCATAGGCCTTGCCATGGCTCAGCCCGATCACGAGGACGAGGACGCAGCCGTCCGCCTCGCCGACGCCATGCTCTACGAGGCCAAACGCGCCGGCCGCAACCGCCTGGTCAGCGAACAGATACAGACGGCCGACGGCTGA